One window of Microtus pennsylvanicus isolate mMicPen1 chromosome X, mMicPen1.hap1, whole genome shotgun sequence genomic DNA carries:
- the LOC142841416 gene encoding doublesex- and mab-3-related transcription factor C1-like → MATKGNSHVKVKQGLAQPGTMDGQQGIVQQPEALPHTVVQQDITQVPLLLHWPTVIVPLNYVPANLNPQMTITFSWNPSQPVTIPCAISNMISEPCICSIPLVVPSHDVGPDNANQTNDVISTQTNDVANQQGLEVNTQLPGVSNHGALPAEGDRQKTLDAAETLLIFHNSPQA, encoded by the exons ATGGCTACTAAAGGCAACTCTCACGTGAAGGTTAAGCAGGGTCTCGCCCAACCAGGAACCATGG ATGGGCAACAGGGCATCGTCCAGCAGCCTGAAGCCCTGCCTCACACAGTTGTGCAGCAG GACATCACCCAGGTGCCTCTGTTGCTACACTGGCCCACAGTAATTGTACCTCTGAACTATGTTCCAGCGAATTTGAATCCTCAAATGACCATTACTTTCTCATGGAATCCCAGCCAGCCGGTGACTATACCTTGCGC GATCTCTAACATGATCTCGGAGCCCTGCATCTGCAGTATCCCGCTTGTAGTGCCGTCACACGATGTG GGCCCTGACAATGCCAACCAGACCAATGATGTCATCTCCACCCAGACCAATGATGTCGCCAACCAGCAGGGTCTTGAAGTCAACACCCAACTGCCAGGTGTTTCCAACCACGGTGCACTCCCTGCTGAGGGGGATAGGCAGAAGACACTGGATGCTGCAGAGACACTTCTGATTTTTCATAACTCCCCTCAGGCCTAG